A region of Streptomyces sp. R44 DNA encodes the following proteins:
- the trpA gene encoding tryptophan synthase subunit alpha produces the protein MTTGNIQLLSDTLAKAKAENRAALIAYLPAGFPTVDGGIAAIKAVFDGGADVVEVGLPHSDPVLDGPVIQTADDIALRGGVKIADVMRTVKEAHAATGKPVLVMTYWNPIDRYGIERFTEELATAGGAGCILPDLPVQESAVWREHADKHGLATVFVVAPSSKDERLATITAVGSGFVYAASLMGVTGTRESVGESAADLVRRTRATSELPVCVGLGVSNATQAKEVAGFADGVIVGSAFVQRLLDADGDEAAGLTAVRELAAELAEGVRRVS, from the coding sequence GTGACCACGGGGAACATCCAGCTGCTGAGCGACACCCTCGCCAAGGCCAAGGCCGAGAACCGGGCGGCGCTCATCGCGTACCTGCCGGCCGGCTTCCCGACCGTCGACGGCGGCATCGCCGCGATCAAGGCCGTCTTCGACGGCGGTGCCGACGTCGTCGAGGTCGGTCTCCCGCACAGCGACCCGGTCCTCGACGGGCCGGTCATCCAGACCGCCGACGACATCGCCCTGCGCGGCGGCGTGAAGATCGCCGACGTCATGCGGACGGTCAAGGAGGCCCACGCGGCCACCGGCAAGCCGGTCCTCGTCATGACGTACTGGAACCCGATCGACCGGTACGGCATCGAGCGCTTCACCGAGGAGCTCGCCACGGCCGGCGGCGCGGGCTGCATCCTGCCCGACCTGCCGGTCCAGGAGTCCGCCGTCTGGCGCGAGCACGCCGACAAGCACGGTCTCGCGACCGTCTTCGTCGTCGCGCCCAGCAGCAAGGACGAGCGCCTCGCCACCATCACGGCCGTCGGCTCCGGCTTCGTCTACGCCGCCTCGCTCATGGGTGTCACCGGCACCCGCGAGTCGGTCGGCGAGTCGGCCGCGGACCTGGTCCGCCGTACCCGCGCCACCTCCGAACTCCCGGTGTGCGTGGGCCTCGGCGTCTCCAACGCCACGCAGGCGAAGGAGGTCGCCGGCTTCGCCGACGGCGTCATCGTCGGCTCCGCCTTCGTGCAGCGGCTCCTCGACGCCGACGGCGACGAGGCGGCCGGCCTCACCGCCGTAAGGGAACTGGCGGCCGAACTCGCCGAGGGCGTCCGCCGCGTTTCGTAG
- the trpB gene encoding tryptophan synthase subunit beta, translated as MSSEFFIPDLEGQVPSPEGYFGAYGGKFIPEALVAAVDEVAVEYEKAKADPEFARELNDLMVNYTGRPSALTEVPRFAEHAGGARIFLKREDLNHTGSHKINNVLGQALLTKRMGKTRVIAETGAGQHGVATATACALFGLDCTIYMGEVDTQRQALNVARMRMLGAEVVAVKSGSRTLKDAINEAFRDWVANVDRTHYLFGTVAGPHPFPAMVRDFHRVIGVEARRQILERAGRLPDAAIACVGGGSNAIGLFHAFVPDADVRLIGCEPAGHGVETGEHAATLTAGEPGILHGSRSYVLQDEEGQITEPYSISAGLDYPGIGPEHAYLKDSGRGEYRAVTDDAAMQALRLLSRTEGIIPAIESAHALAGALEVGKELGKDALLLVNLSGRGDKDMDTAARYFGLYDNGAEGGSK; from the coding sequence ATGTCCAGCGAGTTCTTCATCCCGGACCTGGAAGGCCAGGTCCCCAGCCCGGAGGGCTACTTCGGCGCCTACGGCGGCAAGTTCATCCCGGAGGCCCTCGTCGCCGCGGTCGACGAGGTCGCCGTCGAGTACGAGAAGGCCAAGGCCGACCCCGAGTTCGCCCGCGAGCTCAACGACCTGATGGTCAACTACACCGGCCGGCCGAGCGCCCTCACCGAGGTCCCCCGGTTCGCCGAGCACGCCGGCGGTGCCCGGATCTTCCTCAAGCGCGAGGACCTCAACCACACCGGCTCGCACAAGATCAACAACGTGCTCGGGCAGGCCCTCCTGACCAAGCGCATGGGCAAGACGCGGGTCATCGCCGAGACCGGCGCCGGCCAGCACGGCGTGGCCACCGCCACCGCCTGCGCCCTCTTCGGCCTCGACTGCACCATCTACATGGGCGAGGTCGACACCCAGCGCCAGGCCCTCAACGTGGCCCGGATGCGGATGCTCGGCGCCGAGGTCGTGGCCGTGAAGTCCGGCAGCCGCACCCTCAAGGACGCCATCAACGAGGCGTTCCGCGACTGGGTCGCCAATGTGGACCGGACGCACTACCTGTTCGGCACGGTCGCGGGTCCGCACCCCTTCCCCGCCATGGTCCGCGACTTCCACCGGGTCATCGGCGTCGAGGCCCGCCGCCAGATCCTGGAGCGCGCCGGGCGCCTGCCCGACGCGGCCATCGCCTGCGTCGGCGGCGGCTCGAACGCCATCGGCCTCTTCCACGCCTTCGTCCCGGACGCGGACGTCCGCCTGATCGGCTGCGAGCCGGCCGGCCACGGCGTCGAGACCGGCGAGCACGCGGCCACCCTCACCGCCGGCGAGCCCGGCATCCTCCACGGGTCCCGCTCCTATGTCCTCCAGGACGAGGAGGGCCAGATCACCGAGCCGTACTCGATCTCCGCCGGACTCGACTACCCCGGCATCGGCCCCGAGCACGCGTACCTCAAGGACAGCGGGCGCGGCGAGTACCGGGCCGTCACCGACGACGCCGCCATGCAGGCGCTGCGGCTGCTCTCCCGTACGGAGGGCATCATCCCGGCCATCGAGTCGGCGCACGCCCTCGCCGGGGCGCTGGAGGTCGGCAAGGAGCTCGGCAAGGACGCCCTGCTCCTGGTGAACCTCTCCGGGCGCGGCGACAAGGACATGGATACCGCCGCTCGCTACTTCGGTCTGTACGACAACGGCGCCGAGGGGGGCTCCAAGTGA
- the trpM gene encoding tryptophan biosynthesis modulator TrpM, whose translation MARGCRPRGCRAPARRVHGRRVRYVIGSEPGQVNGMRWRPRPARVLTYDA comes from the coding sequence CTGGCGAGGGGGTGCCGCCCGCGCGGCTGCCGCGCGCCCGCCCGCCGTGTCCACGGCCGCCGGGTCCGCTACGTCATCGGCTCCGAGCCGGGCCAGGTCAACGGCATGCGATGGCGCCCGCGCCCCGCGCGCGTTCTCACGTACGACGCCTAG
- the trpC gene encoding indole-3-glycerol phosphate synthase TrpC — protein MSVLDEIIEGVRADLAERQARVTLDELKERAAKAPQAKDGVAALRGDGVKVICEVKRSSPSKGALAAIADPAGLAADYEAGGAAVISVLTEQRRFGGSLADLEAVRARVDIPVLRKDFIVTAYQLWEARAYGADLALLIVAALEQEALVSLIERAESIGLTPLVEVHDEEEVERAVEAGARIIGVNARNLKTLKVDRSTFERVAPEIPAHIVKVAESGIRGPHDLIAYANAGADAVLVGESLVTGRDPKAAVADLVAAGAHPALRHGRS, from the coding sequence GTGAGTGTGCTCGACGAGATCATCGAAGGCGTACGCGCCGACCTCGCAGAGCGGCAGGCGCGGGTCACCCTCGACGAGCTCAAGGAGCGCGCCGCCAAGGCGCCGCAGGCCAAGGACGGCGTCGCCGCACTGCGCGGGGACGGCGTCAAGGTGATCTGCGAGGTCAAGCGCTCCAGCCCGTCCAAGGGCGCGCTCGCCGCCATCGCCGACCCGGCCGGTCTCGCCGCGGACTACGAGGCGGGCGGCGCCGCCGTCATCTCCGTCCTCACCGAGCAGCGCCGCTTCGGCGGCTCGCTCGCCGACCTGGAGGCCGTCCGCGCCCGGGTCGACATCCCGGTGCTGCGCAAGGACTTCATCGTCACCGCGTACCAGCTCTGGGAGGCCCGGGCGTACGGAGCGGATCTCGCGCTCCTCATCGTCGCCGCCCTGGAGCAGGAGGCGCTGGTCTCCCTCATCGAGCGTGCCGAGTCCATCGGTCTCACCCCGCTGGTCGAGGTCCACGACGAGGAGGAGGTCGAGCGCGCCGTCGAGGCGGGCGCCCGCATCATCGGCGTCAACGCGCGCAACCTCAAGACCCTCAAGGTCGACCGCTCCACCTTCGAGCGCGTCGCCCCCGAGATCCCCGCGCACATCGTCAAGGTCGCCGAGTCCGGCATCCGCGGCCCGCACGACCTCATCGCCTACGCCAACGCGGGCGCCGACGCGGTCCTCGTCGGCGAGTCCCTCGTCACCGGCCGCGACCCGAAGGCCGCCGTCGCCGACCTCGTCGCCGCCGGCGCCCACCCCGCCCTGCGTCACGGCCGGAGCTGA
- a CDS encoding DUF2752 domain-containing protein has translation MRRLLPPVATLSGVVAAFAYVGAVDPNEPGHYPVCPLLRFTGVYCPGCGGLRSAHAFAHGDLPAALGANALAVVGYGIFAVVIAVWLIRAVRGVPMRLAISPVWWWGIGAVLAVFTLVRNLPFGSALAP, from the coding sequence GTGCGGCGGCTGCTGCCGCCCGTCGCCACCCTCTCCGGGGTCGTCGCCGCCTTCGCCTACGTCGGGGCCGTCGACCCCAACGAACCCGGGCACTACCCCGTCTGCCCGCTCCTCCGCTTCACCGGCGTCTACTGCCCCGGCTGCGGCGGGCTCCGCAGCGCCCACGCCTTCGCCCACGGCGACCTCCCGGCCGCCCTCGGCGCCAACGCCCTCGCCGTCGTCGGCTACGGAATCTTCGCCGTCGTCATCGCCGTCTGGCTGATTCGAGCCGTCCGCGGAGTGCCCATGCGCCTCGCGATCTCCCCGGTCTGGTGGTGGGGGATCGGGGCCGTTCTCGCCGTCTTCACCCTGGTCCGGAACCTTCCGTTCGGCTCCGCGCTCGCCCCTTGA
- a CDS encoding HGxxPAAW family protein — MAGSAHGHTPAAWTGVIISFIGFCIAGVFMVAANLPGFWAGVGVIVLGGIIGGAMKVAGLGMPKDSEAVIAAREAATATARARA; from the coding sequence ATGGCGGGCAGCGCCCACGGACACACCCCGGCCGCCTGGACCGGTGTCATCATCTCCTTCATCGGCTTCTGCATCGCCGGCGTCTTCATGGTGGCCGCCAACCTGCCCGGCTTCTGGGCCGGCGTGGGCGTCATCGTCCTCGGCGGCATCATCGGCGGCGCGATGAAGGTGGCGGGCCTCGGCATGCCGAAGGACTCGGAGGCCGTCATCGCCGCCCGCGAGGCCGCGACCGCGACCGCGAGGGCCCGCGCCTGA
- a CDS encoding TIGR02234 family membrane protein, with amino-acid sequence MGYVSAVPVPQPRAARAAVPTGGRRSLAAALLLGALGATVVLLSAGQIWAEGTASVGGGSVPVEADGGTVTGVPTALAIVGLAALFAVFAVRRTGRTLVAALLALSGAGAALAAVLGASDSAALDAEAARISGDTAAAVAGLSHTIWPYVTAAGAVLILLAGLFALRFGKNWPAMGGRYERSGTPRAGRKAPTTDPDRPEDLWKALDRGEDPTRGE; translated from the coding sequence GTGGGGTACGTGAGTGCCGTACCCGTACCCCAGCCCCGGGCCGCCCGCGCGGCCGTCCCCACCGGCGGCCGCCGCAGCCTGGCCGCGGCCCTCCTCCTCGGCGCCCTCGGCGCCACCGTCGTCCTGCTCTCCGCGGGCCAGATCTGGGCGGAGGGCACCGCGTCCGTCGGCGGCGGCAGCGTCCCCGTCGAGGCCGACGGCGGCACCGTCACCGGCGTGCCGACCGCCCTCGCGATCGTCGGCCTCGCCGCGCTCTTCGCCGTCTTCGCCGTCCGCCGCACCGGCCGCACCCTCGTCGCCGCGCTCCTCGCGCTCAGCGGCGCCGGCGCCGCGCTCGCCGCGGTCCTCGGCGCCTCCGACAGCGCCGCGCTCGACGCCGAGGCCGCCCGCATCAGCGGCGACACCGCCGCCGCGGTCGCCGGCCTCAGCCACACCATCTGGCCGTACGTGACCGCCGCGGGCGCCGTCCTCATCCTGCTCGCCGGCCTCTTCGCCCTCCGCTTCGGCAAGAACTGGCCCGCGATGGGCGGCCGCTACGAGCGCTCCGGCACCCCGCGCGCCGGCCGCAAGGCCCCCACGACCGATCCGGACCGGCCCGAGGACCTGTGGAAGGCCCTGGACCGCGGCGAGGACCCCACCCGGGGCGAGTGA